Proteins encoded by one window of Halosolutus amylolyticus:
- a CDS encoding CPBP family intramembrane glutamic endopeptidase: MTQRGSDPSIGDRPRRTGRVTRRSALENRPGFDVWGFLLFSHGWTWLWWSVPIVAGWHVFQFPGVVFLLVGGIGVTIGGIVMAWQIGGRAGLADLWRRLVDVRLIPGRWAAVMVALWPALALTGAGLAMVVDGTSQPLSAAPLLELLGEPIALAGTLAAIFLLGPFHEEIGWRGYWLDRLQMRFSALTASLVLGLAWAAWHAPLFLMVGYYSSWDFAPDPTWFAFNVIIGAVLYTWLFNNANRSVLAAILFHFVGNATGQLLELSPTADRYQTVATTALVLLVLLWWGPANLRRGADRPRPPY, encoded by the coding sequence ATGACGCAACGGGGGAGCGATCCGTCGATCGGCGATCGACCGCGGCGGACGGGACGCGTGACCCGCCGAAGCGCCCTCGAGAACCGGCCCGGATTCGACGTCTGGGGCTTCCTGCTGTTCTCCCACGGCTGGACGTGGCTCTGGTGGAGCGTCCCGATCGTCGCCGGCTGGCACGTCTTCCAGTTTCCAGGGGTCGTCTTCCTGCTCGTCGGCGGGATCGGCGTCACGATCGGAGGGATCGTCATGGCCTGGCAGATCGGCGGCCGGGCCGGCCTCGCGGACCTGTGGCGGCGACTCGTCGACGTGCGGCTGATTCCCGGCCGCTGGGCCGCAGTAATGGTGGCGCTCTGGCCGGCGCTCGCGCTGACCGGGGCCGGCCTCGCGATGGTCGTCGACGGCACGAGCCAGCCGCTGAGCGCGGCGCCCCTGCTGGAACTGCTGGGCGAACCGATCGCGCTCGCGGGAACGCTGGCGGCGATCTTCCTGCTCGGCCCGTTCCACGAGGAGATCGGCTGGCGCGGCTACTGGCTCGATCGGCTCCAGATGCGTTTCAGCGCGCTGACCGCCAGCCTCGTCCTCGGCCTCGCGTGGGCGGCGTGGCACGCGCCGCTGTTCCTGATGGTCGGCTACTACAGTAGCTGGGACTTCGCGCCGGACCCGACGTGGTTCGCGTTCAATGTCATCATCGGCGCGGTGCTCTACACCTGGCTGTTCAACAACGCGAACCGGAGCGTCCTCGCCGCGATCCTGTTTCACTTCGTCGGCAACGCGACCGGCCAACTCCTCGAGCTTTCGCCGACGGCGGATCGCTATCAGACCGTGGCCACGACGGCCCTCGTTCTGCTCGTCCTGCTCTGGTGGGGGCCAGCGAACCTCCGCCGGGGGGCCGATCGGCCGCGACCGCCGTACTGA
- a CDS encoding DUF302 domain-containing protein, which translates to MSYTLNKQVAGEFDDVVTETIDALEDEGFGVLCDIDVQATLEKKLGEDFRQYRILGACNPGLAHEGLEADVELGTLLPCNVVVYEGDDGDVVVSAVDPQTLLGITETPAVEPIGEDARDRFEAVFGRL; encoded by the coding sequence ATGTCCTATACTCTAAACAAGCAGGTCGCCGGCGAGTTCGACGACGTCGTCACCGAAACGATCGACGCACTGGAAGACGAGGGGTTCGGCGTGCTCTGTGACATCGACGTCCAGGCGACGCTCGAGAAGAAACTCGGCGAGGACTTCCGGCAGTACCGAATCCTGGGCGCGTGCAACCCCGGACTGGCCCACGAGGGTCTCGAGGCGGACGTCGAACTCGGCACCCTGTTGCCGTGTAACGTCGTCGTCTACGAGGGCGACGACGGCGACGTGGTCGTCAGTGCCGTCGACCCCCAGACCCTGCTCGGTATCACGGAGACACCGGCGGTCGAACCGATCGGTGAGGACGCCCGCGATCGGTTCGAGGCGGTCTTCGGCCGTCTCTGA
- a CDS encoding class I SAM-dependent methyltransferase, whose product MGSDSKSFGPSVPSNCDRAIAGVELRSIGRDRLTEAKALAPSRKTSTTMLSRHPSRRLLGLLGLVVAGIAFALHWRRNPSPCPYSQRRWIDLPRPVITRSRVRDLLGPRPGERVLEVGPGTGYYTLPVARSLEPDGTLHAADVQPAMVEHLQTRLQEANRRNVEPVGGDAQALPYADDSFEAAYLVLVLGEIPDQERALAELRRVLKPGGRLVVGELLPDPHFVRAGQLRRRAERQGFRFEERDGTPIGYVARLSVPA is encoded by the coding sequence TTGGGTAGCGACAGCAAGTCGTTCGGGCCGTCGGTGCCGTCGAACTGCGATCGAGCGATCGCCGGCGTCGAATTGCGATCGATCGGCCGCGATCGGCTTACCGAGGCCAAGGCCTTAGCCCCGTCACGGAAAACCTCCACCACGATGCTCTCACGACACCCGTCTCGGCGGCTCCTCGGACTGCTGGGGCTCGTCGTCGCCGGAATCGCGTTCGCCCTCCACTGGCGACGGAATCCGTCCCCGTGTCCCTACTCGCAACGGCGCTGGATCGATCTTCCGCGACCGGTGATCACGCGCTCTCGGGTACGCGACCTGCTCGGCCCGCGGCCGGGCGAGCGCGTCCTCGAGGTCGGCCCGGGAACGGGCTACTACACGCTCCCCGTCGCCCGATCGCTCGAACCGGACGGGACCCTCCACGCGGCCGACGTGCAGCCGGCGATGGTCGAACACCTGCAGACGCGACTGCAGGAGGCGAACCGTCGGAACGTCGAACCGGTCGGCGGGGACGCCCAGGCCCTCCCGTACGCCGACGACAGCTTCGAGGCCGCCTACCTGGTGCTCGTTCTCGGCGAGATTCCCGACCAGGAGCGTGCGCTCGCCGAACTCCGCCGCGTCCTGAAACCCGGCGGTCGACTCGTCGTCGGCGAACTGCTCCCCGATCCGCACTTCGTCAGGGCCGGTCAGCTCCGGCGACGGGCCGAACGGCAGGGCTTTCGCTTCGAGGAGCGGGACGGAACGCCGATCGGCTACGTCGCGCGGTTGTCCGTCCCGGCGTAG
- the trxA gene encoding thioredoxin yields MATDAHSGSSDLPTDEPVHVEGADHLDGIVAEHDVVLVDFYADWCGPCKMLEPVIEGLAEETEAVMAKVDVDANQQLAGAYGVRGVPTLVLFADGEQVEQHTGVLPADRLRNMIEGYTNE; encoded by the coding sequence ATGGCAACTGATGCACACTCCGGATCTTCCGATCTCCCGACCGACGAACCAGTCCACGTCGAGGGTGCGGACCACCTCGACGGGATCGTCGCGGAGCACGACGTCGTGCTCGTCGACTTCTACGCGGACTGGTGCGGACCGTGCAAGATGCTCGAGCCGGTCATCGAGGGTCTCGCCGAGGAGACCGAGGCCGTGATGGCGAAGGTCGACGTCGACGCCAACCAGCAGCTCGCGGGTGCCTACGGCGTCCGCGGCGTCCCGACGCTCGTGCTCTTTGCGGACGGCGAACAGGTCGAACAGCACACCGGCGTCCTGCCGGCGGACCGCCTCCGGAACATGATCGAGGGATACACGAACGAATGA
- a CDS encoding NAD(P)/FAD-dependent oxidoreductase produces MNTDTDRSTTVHDVVIVGSGVAGLSAAVYAARADLEPIVLEGPEPGGQLTLTTEVENYLGFPEGVGGMELIQNGKDQAERFGAEFVHGTVEDAALDERPFELVLSNGDRLRTRALIVATGASARWVGAENEDELMGYGLSTCATCDGAFHRGDDVLVIGGGDSAMEEALFLAKFADSVTIVHRRDELRASDIMAQRAREHETIDFRWNTELLEIHGSQEEGVTGATLVRHPEGHPKDKLDDGLEVEREEVDVGGIFYGVGHVPNTDFLADTAIDRDDDGYLLTSEGMTTETAVEGVFGAGDVMDPKYRQAITAAGTGSMAALDAETWLDERAAERDAAPVAELEADD; encoded by the coding sequence ATGAATACGGACACAGATCGTTCCACGACCGTTCACGACGTCGTGATCGTCGGCTCCGGCGTCGCCGGCCTCTCGGCCGCAGTCTACGCCGCCCGGGCCGACCTCGAGCCGATCGTGCTCGAAGGGCCGGAGCCCGGCGGCCAGCTGACGCTGACGACCGAGGTCGAGAACTACCTCGGGTTCCCCGAGGGTGTCGGCGGCATGGAACTGATCCAGAACGGGAAGGACCAGGCCGAACGCTTCGGCGCCGAGTTCGTCCACGGGACCGTCGAGGACGCGGCCCTCGACGAGCGGCCGTTCGAACTCGTGCTCTCGAACGGCGATCGGCTCCGGACGCGCGCCCTGATCGTCGCGACCGGTGCGAGCGCCCGCTGGGTCGGGGCCGAGAACGAGGACGAACTGATGGGCTACGGCCTGTCGACGTGTGCGACCTGTGACGGCGCGTTCCACCGCGGCGACGACGTGCTCGTGATCGGCGGCGGCGACAGCGCGATGGAGGAGGCGCTCTTCCTCGCGAAGTTCGCCGACAGCGTCACGATCGTCCACCGGCGCGACGAACTGCGTGCGTCGGACATCATGGCCCAGCGCGCCCGTGAACACGAGACGATCGACTTCCGCTGGAACACCGAACTGCTCGAGATCCACGGCTCGCAGGAGGAGGGCGTCACCGGCGCGACGCTGGTGCGCCATCCCGAGGGCCACCCGAAGGACAAACTCGACGACGGTCTCGAGGTCGAGCGCGAGGAGGTCGACGTCGGCGGCATCTTCTACGGCGTCGGCCACGTCCCCAACACGGACTTCCTCGCGGACACGGCGATCGATCGCGACGACGACGGCTACCTGCTGACCAGCGAGGGGATGACGACCGAGACCGCGGTCGAGGGCGTCTTCGGCGCGGGCGACGTGATGGACCCCAAGTACCGGCAGGCGATCACGGCCGCCGGGACCGGGAGTATGGCGGCGCTCGACGCCGAAACGTGGCTCGACGAGCGGGCCGCCGAGCGCGACGCGGCCCCCGTTGCCGAACTCGAGGCAGACGACTGA
- a CDS encoding pyridoxamine 5'-phosphate oxidase family protein yields MKGLRWVQLPEDERNEFLGIGGTGVLSFATTVDEPPSSLPVSYGYFPEAGHFYFRLSFPPGSNKDEFVENPVSFVVYGETDDGWRSVVTTGSLEELAELPEESGAVQGMWAVSIPTVEIFDRPRSEVEFHDFRLVPDSINGRKEPM; encoded by the coding sequence ATGAAAGGGCTTCGCTGGGTCCAACTCCCCGAAGACGAACGAAACGAGTTCCTCGGAATCGGGGGAACGGGCGTCCTCTCGTTCGCGACGACGGTGGACGAACCGCCGTCCTCGTTGCCGGTTTCGTACGGCTACTTCCCGGAGGCCGGCCACTTCTACTTCCGGCTCTCGTTCCCGCCGGGAAGCAACAAAGACGAATTCGTCGAGAACCCGGTCTCGTTCGTCGTCTACGGCGAAACCGACGACGGGTGGCGAAGCGTCGTCACCACGGGATCCCTCGAAGAACTGGCGGAGCTACCGGAGGAGTCCGGAGCCGTCCAGGGAATGTGGGCGGTATCGATTCCGACGGTCGAAATCTTCGATCGGCCGCGATCGGAGGTCGAGTTCCACGACTTCCGGCTCGTACCTGACTCGATCAACGGGCGCAAAGAACCGATGTGA
- a CDS encoding universal stress protein, translating to MTKHVLVPLDGSDPSWAAFDHALEQYAGEQISVLHVVDPAEGVYAGMDGGYYDGAAFDRARERGETLCERARDRLAETDAVSTTILETAVETGRPRRKILDYADEHDVDHIVMGSHGRKGVSRVLLGSVAETVTRRSPMPVTIVR from the coding sequence ATGACAAAGCACGTACTCGTCCCCCTGGACGGATCGGATCCGTCGTGGGCCGCGTTCGATCACGCCCTCGAACAGTACGCCGGCGAGCAGATCTCCGTGTTACACGTCGTCGACCCCGCCGAAGGCGTCTACGCGGGCATGGACGGGGGGTACTACGACGGCGCCGCGTTCGATCGAGCGCGCGAGCGCGGCGAGACCCTCTGTGAGCGGGCCCGCGATCGACTCGCGGAGACGGACGCCGTCTCGACGACGATCCTCGAGACGGCCGTCGAGACCGGGCGGCCGCGTCGGAAAATACTCGACTACGCCGACGAACACGACGTCGATCACATCGTCATGGGGAGCCACGGTCGGAAGGGCGTCTCGCGGGTCCTGCTGGGCAGCGTCGCGGAGACGGTCACCCGGCGGTCGCCGATGCCGGTGACGATCGTTCGCTAA
- a CDS encoding universal stress protein: MPQHVLVPIDGSDHGFAGLEYSLASFPDAELAALYVVDPASDRDATVGATESPLDRAETRGEQALDRATDRAAEHGRDLQTFLRTGSPHTEILAVATERDTDHIVMGSHGRSPLTHPFLGHVSEAVVRRAPVTTTVVHETTASIDERDLPGSILVPVDGSEQAEAALAYAIETFPDASHTAFHAMDLPFDRPREAVEGTYLEELLHDHEERAEAILESAAALADELGATIETETAAETPSRAIVDYADANGYDQIVMGGHGRSLAARLLTGSVAERVARRSPLTVTLVRGAPAAD; encoded by the coding sequence ATGCCACAGCACGTCCTCGTTCCGATCGACGGCTCGGATCACGGCTTCGCCGGACTGGAGTACAGCCTCGCGTCGTTCCCCGACGCCGAACTCGCCGCGCTGTACGTCGTCGATCCAGCGTCCGATCGCGACGCGACCGTCGGTGCCACCGAGTCACCGCTCGACCGCGCCGAAACCCGCGGCGAGCAGGCGCTCGACCGTGCGACCGACCGCGCCGCCGAGCACGGCCGCGACCTCCAGACGTTCCTGCGGACCGGGTCGCCGCACACGGAGATCCTCGCGGTCGCCACCGAACGTGATACCGATCACATCGTCATGGGGAGCCACGGCCGATCGCCGCTCACCCATCCGTTTCTCGGGCACGTCAGCGAAGCCGTCGTACGACGCGCGCCGGTCACGACGACGGTCGTTCACGAGACGACGGCATCCATAGACGAGCGCGACCTCCCCGGATCGATCCTGGTTCCGGTCGACGGGTCCGAGCAGGCCGAGGCCGCGCTCGCGTACGCCATCGAGACGTTCCCCGACGCGTCACACACCGCCTTCCACGCCATGGACCTCCCGTTCGATCGCCCTCGCGAGGCGGTCGAGGGCACCTACCTCGAAGAGCTCCTGCACGACCACGAGGAGCGCGCCGAGGCGATCCTCGAGTCGGCGGCGGCGCTGGCCGACGAACTCGGCGCGACGATCGAGACCGAGACCGCGGCCGAGACGCCGTCGCGGGCGATCGTCGACTACGCCGACGCGAACGGGTACGACCAGATCGTCATGGGTGGCCACGGCCGATCGCTCGCGGCCCGGCTACTCACGGGATCGGTGGCGGAGCGGGTCGCGCGCCGATCGCCGCTGACGGTCACGCTGGTCCGGGGTGCCCCGGCCGCTGACTGA
- a CDS encoding class I SAM-dependent methyltransferase, producing the protein MSTQRGPPGPIARVPRSKAAAREWYSALSRWYDAVADPFEAPARTAGLELLDAAPGERVLDVGAGTGTALVSIARAVGPDGTAVGIDLADGMCRASRRALAAAGLDRGVVVTGDATTMPFADDAFDALFASFVLELFDTPEIPAVLAEWRRVLDPAGRLCVVSLSRRGAGPVTWLYERVHDLAPTYVDCRPIYVRDTLREAGFRIVDARDESVSRVPVEVVLCRPASDRDDERERSVTRTPRPRASVSGRGTPDQRDRQRRSARDPLRHRSRE; encoded by the coding sequence GTGAGTACCCAGCGCGGACCGCCGGGACCGATCGCCCGCGTGCCCCGGTCGAAAGCGGCCGCCCGCGAGTGGTACAGCGCGCTCAGCCGCTGGTACGACGCGGTCGCCGACCCGTTCGAGGCACCGGCGCGGACCGCGGGACTCGAGTTGCTCGACGCCGCGCCGGGCGAGCGCGTCCTCGACGTCGGCGCGGGGACCGGAACCGCCCTCGTTTCGATCGCACGGGCCGTCGGTCCGGACGGGACCGCCGTCGGGATCGATCTCGCGGACGGGATGTGTCGCGCGTCGCGACGGGCGCTCGCGGCGGCCGGACTCGATCGCGGCGTCGTTGTCACGGGCGACGCGACGACGATGCCGTTCGCTGACGACGCCTTCGACGCCCTGTTCGCGAGTTTCGTCCTCGAACTGTTCGACACGCCGGAGATTCCCGCCGTTCTCGCGGAGTGGCGACGCGTCCTCGACCCGGCGGGGCGGCTCTGTGTCGTCTCCCTGTCCCGCCGCGGGGCCGGGCCGGTCACGTGGCTCTACGAACGGGTCCACGACCTGGCCCCGACCTACGTCGACTGTCGGCCGATCTACGTCCGCGATACGCTTCGCGAGGCCGGGTTCCGGATCGTCGACGCGCGGGACGAGAGCGTCTCGCGCGTCCCGGTCGAGGTGGTCCTGTGTCGACCCGCGTCGGATCGCGACGACGAGCGGGAGCGATCGGTCACGCGGACGCCGCGCCCGCGGGCGTCAGTCAGCGGCCGGGGCACCCCGGACCAGCGTGACCGTCAGCGGCGATCGGCGCGCGACCCGCTCCGCCACCGATCCCGTGAGTAG
- a CDS encoding DUF2267 domain-containing protein, giving the protein MNYKDFVGQVQHRLEYAQFGQAVRATRAVLTTLGERLQSGEATDLASPLPMEIDRYLTEAEHGQRFDYQEFLDRIAERGGGDRADANYQAQQIVALVAEVVPAGNVEKAEAQLPEDFDPLFELIEADAE; this is encoded by the coding sequence ATGAACTACAAAGACTTCGTCGGACAGGTACAGCACAGGCTCGAGTACGCGCAGTTCGGGCAGGCCGTCCGGGCAACCCGGGCCGTCCTGACCACGCTCGGCGAGCGACTCCAGTCGGGGGAGGCGACGGACCTCGCCAGCCCGCTCCCGATGGAGATCGATCGCTACCTGACCGAGGCCGAGCACGGACAGCGCTTCGACTACCAGGAGTTCCTCGATCGCATCGCCGAGCGCGGGGGCGGCGATCGGGCGGACGCCAACTACCAGGCCCAGCAGATCGTCGCCCTCGTCGCCGAGGTGGTTCCGGCGGGGAACGTCGAGAAAGCCGAGGCCCAGTTGCCCGAGGACTTCGATCCGCTGTTCGAACTGATCGAGGCGGACGCGGAGTGA
- a CDS encoding universal stress protein: MSRQLLVPVDGSPLSNRALEHAFDAYDDSSVVALHVIDPADPGYSSPIDVDVMTEPPHGSEAWYERAEKEEERIFDEARDLAADHDADLSTESAIGDPAREIVDYTEDHDVDAIVMGSHGRSGPTRLLLGSTAELVVSRAPVTVTVVRDEVA; the protein is encoded by the coding sequence ATGTCCCGCCAACTGCTCGTTCCCGTAGACGGGTCGCCCCTGTCGAACAGGGCGCTGGAGCACGCCTTCGATGCGTACGACGATTCATCGGTCGTCGCGCTCCACGTGATCGATCCCGCGGATCCGGGATACAGTTCTCCGATCGACGTCGACGTCATGACCGAACCGCCCCACGGCTCCGAGGCGTGGTACGAGCGCGCCGAGAAAGAGGAAGAACGGATCTTCGACGAGGCGCGCGACCTGGCGGCCGACCACGACGCCGATCTCTCGACCGAGTCCGCGATCGGCGACCCGGCGCGGGAGATCGTCGACTACACCGAGGATCACGACGTCGACGCGATCGTGATGGGCAGTCACGGCCGATCGGGCCCGACGCGACTGTTGCTCGGCAGTACCGCCGAACTCGTCGTTAGCCGGGCGCCGGTCACCGTCACCGTCGTCCGCGACGAGGTGGCGTGA
- a CDS encoding universal stress protein: MSRSILVPHDGSAHAQAALRYAIETFTDARLVLFHAIDPFEVSPDQEAQLPPLTEEWLDEQQAEADDLFEAALADVETGGATIETDSAVGSPAQTIVAYAEDHDVDAIVMGSRGRTNAAEFRLGSTAELVVRRASVPVTVVR, encoded by the coding sequence ATGTCCCGATCGATCCTCGTCCCACACGACGGTTCGGCGCACGCACAGGCTGCACTCCGGTACGCCATCGAGACGTTCACCGACGCGCGCCTCGTCCTCTTTCACGCGATCGACCCGTTCGAGGTGAGCCCCGACCAGGAAGCGCAGTTGCCGCCGCTCACCGAGGAGTGGCTCGACGAACAGCAGGCCGAGGCGGACGACCTCTTCGAGGCGGCGCTCGCGGACGTCGAGACGGGTGGGGCGACGATCGAGACCGACTCCGCGGTCGGGTCCCCGGCCCAGACGATCGTGGCCTACGCCGAGGACCACGACGTCGACGCGATCGTCATGGGGAGTCGCGGGCGGACCAACGCCGCCGAGTTCCGACTCGGCAGCACCGCGGAACTCGTCGTCAGGCGCGCGAGTGTGCCGGTGACGGTCGTCCGGTAG
- a CDS encoding universal stress protein has product MPRHVLVPIDGADHSIGALEYCFASFPDASVTALHVVEPSPDRFVGSGESDPAAERAAARGDRVLERATDLADDRGREIGTATRTGRPHTEILSMASESDVDHVVMGSHGESPVAGPFLGHVSEIVVRRSPVSTTIVPEPPTAIRERDLPGRILVPVDGSDQAEAALAYAVETFPDAAHTLLNVIDLPFDRSRVDTTGGYLEKIRTAHERSAAEILESATAVAGERGGDVETETAYGRPGAEIVDYADANGYDQVVMGSHGRSFPARLLTGSVAERVARDSPRTVTLVRGEYGVGR; this is encoded by the coding sequence ATGCCACGACACGTTCTCGTTCCGATCGACGGTGCCGACCACTCCATCGGGGCCCTCGAGTACTGCTTCGCCTCGTTTCCGGACGCGTCGGTCACCGCGTTACACGTCGTCGAGCCGTCGCCCGACCGCTTCGTGGGGAGCGGCGAGTCCGACCCTGCGGCGGAACGCGCGGCGGCGCGTGGGGACCGGGTCCTCGAGCGGGCGACGGACCTGGCCGACGACCGCGGCCGCGAGATCGGGACGGCGACGCGGACCGGGCGGCCCCACACGGAGATCCTGTCGATGGCGTCCGAGTCGGACGTCGACCACGTCGTGATGGGGAGTCACGGCGAGTCGCCGGTCGCGGGACCGTTCCTCGGCCACGTCAGCGAGATCGTGGTGCGCCGATCGCCCGTCTCGACGACGATCGTCCCCGAACCGCCGACGGCGATCCGCGAGCGCGACCTTCCGGGTCGGATCCTCGTCCCGGTCGACGGCTCGGACCAGGCCGAGGCCGCGCTCGCGTACGCCGTCGAGACGTTCCCGGACGCCGCCCACACGCTCCTGAACGTGATCGATCTCCCGTTCGATCGCTCCCGCGTGGACACGACGGGTGGCTATCTCGAGAAGATTCGCACGGCACACGAGCGAAGCGCCGCGGAGATCCTCGAGTCGGCGACGGCGGTCGCCGGGGAGCGGGGCGGCGACGTCGAGACAGAGACCGCGTACGGACGCCCGGGGGCCGAGATCGTCGACTACGCCGACGCGAACGGGTACGACCAGGTCGTCATGGGGAGTCACGGCCGATCGTTCCCGGCCCGGCTACTCACGGGGTCCGTGGCGGAACGGGTCGCACGCGACTCGCCTCGAACGGTGACGCTGGTACGCGGCGAATACGGCGTGGGCCGATAG
- a CDS encoding 3-oxoacyl-ACP reductase family protein, giving the protein MSETVQRLEPLDRRPLADRTCLVTGSSRGIGRDIALEFARCGADVVVNYRSSDEKAREVAEHIRANDETAIAVGADVSDPDDVARMADEVRAELGDIDVLVNNAGITIDRKFENMTYEDWTRVIEVNLHGTFNCTKAFYEDIKTADKGRLINISSVVGQQGNYGQANYATSKGGLIAFTRTIALELARHGSTANCVAPGFTETDMLEKVPDRVREQIRDDIPLDRFADTEDVVGMVRFLAGDYADYMTGQVIGINGGMEW; this is encoded by the coding sequence ATGTCCGAAACAGTACAGCGGCTGGAGCCGCTCGATCGACGACCACTGGCCGATCGGACCTGTCTCGTTACCGGCTCCTCGCGCGGGATCGGACGGGACATCGCCCTCGAGTTCGCACGTTGTGGCGCCGACGTCGTGGTGAACTACCGCAGTTCCGACGAGAAGGCCCGGGAGGTGGCAGAGCACATTCGGGCGAACGACGAGACGGCCATCGCCGTGGGTGCCGACGTCTCGGACCCCGACGATGTCGCCCGGATGGCCGACGAGGTACGCGCCGAACTCGGCGACATCGACGTCCTCGTCAACAACGCGGGGATCACGATCGACCGGAAGTTCGAGAACATGACCTACGAGGACTGGACGCGGGTTATCGAGGTCAACCTCCACGGGACGTTCAACTGTACGAAGGCGTTCTACGAGGACATCAAGACGGCCGACAAGGGGCGACTCATCAACATCTCGAGCGTCGTCGGCCAGCAGGGCAACTACGGGCAGGCGAACTACGCGACGTCGAAAGGCGGCCTCATCGCGTTCACTCGGACGATCGCCCTCGAACTCGCGAGACACGGCTCGACGGCCAACTGCGTCGCGCCCGGCTTCACCGAAACCGACATGCTCGAGAAGGTTCCCGATCGCGTCCGCGAGCAGATCCGGGACGATATCCCGCTCGATCGGTTCGCCGACACCGAAGACGTCGTCGGGATGGTGCGATTCCTCGCCGGCGACTACGCCGACTACATGACCGGCCAGGTCATCGGGATCAACGGTGGAATGGAGTGGTGA
- a CDS encoding SDR family NAD(P)-dependent oxidoreductase — protein MLEDTIAIVTGGAVGIGKAIADRFIEEGATVVIADIDAETGAAAADELDCGFERCDVREYDQVEALVEGTVEEYGELDVMVNNAGVASETSVEEMDLEEWETVVETNLDGVMHGTKAALPHLKASDGCIINLGSIYGLVGGKGAASYSAAKGGVVNFTQQVAIDYADQGVRVNSICPGFVETPMTEDLFESERFYSFLEQKTPMDRHGQPEEIAPVAAFLASDDASYVTGANVPVDGGWTAF, from the coding sequence ATGCTCGAAGACACCATCGCGATCGTGACCGGCGGCGCGGTCGGGATCGGCAAGGCGATCGCCGACCGATTTATCGAGGAGGGCGCGACCGTCGTGATCGCGGACATCGACGCGGAGACGGGCGCGGCGGCGGCCGACGAACTCGACTGCGGGTTCGAACGGTGTGACGTGCGCGAGTACGACCAGGTCGAGGCGCTCGTCGAGGGGACCGTCGAGGAGTACGGTGAACTCGACGTCATGGTGAACAACGCCGGCGTCGCGAGCGAGACGTCGGTCGAGGAGATGGATCTGGAAGAGTGGGAGACGGTGGTCGAGACCAACCTCGACGGCGTCATGCACGGGACCAAGGCCGCCCTGCCCCACCTCAAAGCGTCCGACGGCTGTATCATCAACCTCGGCTCCATCTACGGCCTCGTCGGCGGGAAAGGGGCCGCGTCCTACTCCGCCGCGAAGGGCGGCGTCGTGAACTTCACACAGCAGGTGGCGATCGACTACGCCGACCAGGGGGTCCGGGTCAACAGCATCTGTCCCGGGTTCGTCGAAACGCCGATGACGGAAGACCTGTTCGAGTCCGAACGCTTCTACAGCTTCCTCGAGCAGAAGACGCCGATGGATCGCCACGGCCAGCCCGAGGAAATCGCGCCCGTGGCCGCGTTCCTCGCGTCGGACGACGCGTCGTACGTCACCGGGGCGAACGTCCCGGTCGACGGGGGGTGGACGGCGTTCTGA